A stretch of DNA from Halobacteriovorax sp. JY17:
TCTAGAAGAGCTTGCTTACTTTAGCAGAGACTACTATTATCCAAAAATGTCCAAAATTGTATTTATATTTCCACTTCCAAAGATTTCTTTGCAGCCAGGTACGCGTAAGCCTTTGAATATCTTTGAGCCAAGATATTTGCAGATGGTGAAGGATGCTTGTGCCAAAAATATTCCCATTGCACTTGCTTACGGACTTTTAGAAGGGGATAAAGCTGTTGAGTCTAGTTGCGTTAGTATTCTTCACGAGGCGCTACCTCATATTCATAAAACACTTTGTATGGGAGTACCAGAAGTCGTGCAAGAGTGTGCTGATGGATCAATGGTGATAATGCTACCCGGTAAAATTAAAGGCAAGGTCACAAAAGTTATCGATTCAAGTGCGCCTTATATTATTTGTGAATATGAAGAGCTCTTAGATCAAAATGAATTGAAGCCAGAGAATATACTGCTACTTAGAAGACTTAAAACTCAGTTGGAGAAATGGGTCTCAAAGACAGTGAAGCTTGAGTGTCAAAAAGATATTTTGAACCCTTGTTTGACGCAGCCCTGTAGGATTGTTGGACTCTACGTTGAATTACTGATTGAATCACCTGAAATCAAACAGGAAATTCTAGAAATGAGCGATATTAATGACAAGATTCAGTATCTTATTTTTAATTGCTAGAAATACCTAATAACAGATAGTTATGGGCTATAAAGAAAGAGCTTCGGCCATTTACCTTTCCCCCCTTTTTTGTTATCTTTTCGAAACATTTTTGCGTAAATCTCGCTCCATCATTAACTAGGTGGGGCCATAAATTGTCCGGGAGGTTTTTATGATTTATGAATTGGCCGTAGTGGCTAAGACGGAAACTACTGAGGAGCAAAGAGCAGCTCTTCAAACTATGGTTACTGATGTTGTTGGAGCAAATGCTGGTGAAGTATTAATCTCTGATGACTGGGGTAACAAGCATTTTGCACAGGCTACATCTAAGGGTGTTAGAACTGGTCATTACCTATACTTTGTATACTCTGGTAATGGTGCAACAAACCTTGAAATCGAAAGACGTCTAAGAATTAACGAGACTATCATTAAAAAGATGATCGTTAAAATCGGTGATACTGCTGAAGAAGGTGTTGAGTTCGCGAAGAAATTCAAGTCTCCATTTTCTAAGAAGTATAACGGAAGTATTCTTGATGAAAACGATTCTGACAGTGATCTTGAAAAAGACAAGAAGAGATTCTCTAGAAGAAAGTCTTGTTGGTTTGCTTCAAACAACATCACTCCAGATTGGAAAGACCCAAAAACTTATGGTTGGCTAATTAACGAATTTGGAAAGATTAATCCAGGTCGTGTTTCAGGTATTAGCCGTAAAGCTCACAGACTTGCAGATACTGCAATTAAGAGAGCGAGAAACATGGGTGTTGTAAGTCATATTACAAATACTTTAGCTGAGTAATTCAAGGTACTGATTGTAAAATGACTAACCAAAACGACGATAACAATTACTTAAAAACTTCAAAGGGTTCTGATTCAGAAGCTCGTGAGAAGATTTTTGGTCAATTGACTAATGGGAAGCTCGTATTTCTAGCTGTCATCTCATTACTATTGTCTGTTGCGGGACCATTATTTGTTTTTGCACCTGTTCCAATGAGTATTGCATTCTTGCTTTACGGAAAAGGAAAGACTTGGTCACTTATTGTGGCGACAATAGCTATTATCATTGGAGTGTCTTTTGCCTCTGCTGGTCTTGCTAGTGTTCGTATGATGAGTTCATACTTTCTGGTTTCTTCCATTGTGGCATTTGTAACGGCGCGAGTAGTTTGGAAAAAGGAAAACCCTGTTTCTGGATTTCTTAAAAATGGTTTTTCAATGTTTGCAATTATTGCATTGATTTTCGGTACGCTTGTCCTTGTTTCTGGAAAATCTCCAATGGATATTTTCACAGAGGGAGTTATTCTCGTAGGGGATAATTTAAAGACAAGTAAAGGTTTTGATAATTTTTTAGCTGAAGGCGGAGAGCAAGCCGAGGCCATGAAATATATTATTGAAAAACCAAAAGAAGTAGCTCTCTTAGTTTTAAAGATGACTTTCGCAGTAGCGTTTGTTGGAACATTTTTCATCCTTTGGATTTCGCAATTTATGCTTATGAGAAACTCTCTCATTTGGCGTCAATTTCACGATTATCCTTATAAGATGAAAGACCTTGTTCGCTTTAAAGTTCCAGAGCAATTTGTTTACGTTTTAATCGTTGCGATGGCACTAATTCCTCTTGGAACTTATGTGCTTGAGAATGAATTAATGGAAACAATTGGTCTGAATATGGTCTACTCTTTAGGTATTTTCTATTTCTTTCAAGGTTTTGGAATTATCTCAGACGCACTAGATGCTTATGGCGTTTTTGGATTTTTTAGAAGTGTTATCGTTATTCTTTCAATATTTATGGGCTATCAAGCGGTAGCAATATTGGGAGTGGCGAACATTTGGATTGATTTTAGAAAGTTCTTAAAAAAAAAGAATAAAATGAAGGAGATATAATATGAAGGTGATCTTAACAGAAAGAGTAAAAACTCTTGGAAATGTTGGTGAGATCGTAAATGTTTCTCAAGGTTATGCAAGAAACTATTTAATTCCAAATAGAGTTGCTGTACTTGCTGATGAAACAAATACAAAACATCTTAACCACCAACAAAAAGTTCTTGCAACAAAGATGGAAGGACAAAAAGCAACAGCAGTAGCTGGAGCTAAGAAAGTAGAAGGAACAACTCTTGAATTCGTAAGAAGAGTAGCTGGTTCTGGAAAACTTTTTGGTACAGTTTCTAACTTAGAAATTGCTAAAGAATTAGAAGCTCAAGGTATCGAAATTGAAAAGAGAATGATTGTAGTTCCTAACCCAATCAAAGCTCTTGGAACTTTTGATGTTATTGCTAAATTATTTGACGGTGTTGAAGCAAACTTCAAAGTAAATGTTACTCTTGATCCTGCTCAAGCTGAAGAAATGAAGAAGAAGCAAGAAGATGCTGATAAGAAAAAAGCAGCAGCTCTTGAAGCAGCAGCTCTTGCAAAAGAAAATGGCGAAGAAGAAGTTACTGACGAAGTAAAAGAACTTACTGAAGAAGAAAAACTTAAAGAAGAAGCCAACAGAATCTTAAGATCTTAAGATTTAGTCCAGATTTTTTGTAGCGTATGTTACATCTAAGGCCCAAGGTTAATCCCTTGGGCCTATATTAAATTAAAAGTCTAATTTCTGGAGATTTCCAATGGAAAAAAATATTAAACAATTGCCCCACGATCTACTAGCCGAGAAATCTCTTCTTGGATGTTTAATTATTGATGGAAATTCCTTTGATGAAATGAGTGACTTAAAATTAAAGGGTGAAGATTTCTATCACCCACAATACGGGGTTATTTATGAAGCAATTGCTGATTTAAATAGTGGAAATCAACCAATTGACTTCGTCACAGTATGTTCAAAATTAACAGAATTAGGAAAGCTTGAAGTTGTCGGAGGACAATCTTCTGTTATGGAGATTGTTGAAGATCAGGCTTCTGCTGCAAATATATATCACTACGCAAAAGTTGTTAAAGATAAGTCTGGTATGAGAGAAGTTATCAGAACTGCCGAGCGTGTGGCCTCAATGGGGTATGACTTTGGTGGTAAGTCAGAAGACTTTATTCAAGAAGTAGAGTCGAGTTTCTTCAAACTTACAAATGAAGCCAAATCTGGAAAGATGCAAAAACTTAATTCATGTCTAAAACTTAACTTAAAAGAGCTTGAAGATACTTCGAGAGTTCCTGGTGAAATAAATGGATTGCCAACAGGTTATCCAAAATTAGACGAGATGCTCCTTGGGATGCAGCCAGGGCAATTAATTGTTCTTGCCGCTCGTCCTGCCATGGGAAAGACTGCTCTTGCTCTTAATATTGCGCAAAATGCTTGTGCGACTTCAGGGCTTCCAGTTGCTGTTTTCTCTCTGGAGATGTTATCAAACGAACTTTCCATGAGACTTCTTTCTCAAAAAGCGAAAGTTGATTCAAAGAGAATCAGACAGAAGAATTTCTTAGATACAGATCTTCGTAGCATTGGAAAAGCAGTACAAGAACTTTCACAGTTCCCAATCTTTATTAATGACTCCGGTGATTCTACAATTTTAGATATTCAATCTCAGTGCAGAAAAATTAAAACTGAGCAAGGGATTGGTCTAATCATTATTGACTACCTTCAACTTATGAACTCTCACACTAAGAACCCGTCAAGAGAGCAACAGATCTCTGAGATGTCGAGGGGATTAAAAGCAATGGCAAAGGAACTTGGTTGTCCTGTTATTGCTCTCTCTCAGCTGAACCGTGGTGTTGAATCAAGACCTAATAAGAGACCAATGACTAGTGACCTTCGTGAATCTGGAGCGATTGAGCAGGATGCGGATATCATCATGTTCGTTTATAGAGACGAGTATTATAACCCTGATACGAAAGAGCCTGGGATTGCTGAAATTATTGTTGGTAAGAATAGGGCCGGGGAAACTGGGACGGCTAAGCTATCTTGGATTGGTCAATACACAAGCTTTGAAAATCCTGCCTTCAATATAGATAACCAGAATTAATTATGTGGTCAGTCTTCTGGCTTGGAGATCACTTCGTAAAGTACTCTAGGCCAAATTATGCGAGATTATTTTTCTTAAATCATTCAATTGATCTCTTAACAGGAGTGAAGAGTGATATTTCTATTTATGATTTCTTAGAACATTTAGAACAAAGTAAATCGAATTTAGACAGTATTCGAATTCAACGAAAATATATTTCTCATCTCTTCTATGAGTTAGGTGAAATTCTTAATGAGACTTCAACTCCTTCTACCTCTGTTCCTCTTGCTATTGAAGTAGAGTATAGCGTGAGAGAGCAGTGGAAGCCTTTAGAAGGTATACCATCCCTTGAGCCTTTACCAGTTAGTGCTGTTTCTAAGAAGGCCTACGAAGATGCATTTAAGAAGGGATATGAGCATCTCCTACGTGGAGATTGTTATCAATTCAATTTAACTTTCCCTTTTAGCTATCGATGGAAGCAGGACTTTAGTGCTGAGGAGATTTGCTCCAAGCTATGGGAGCTTGAAGAGAATCGATCTCTCTATGCACATGCTACATATCTTCCTACTTTAGACAGGCTCTACTTGAGTAATTCTCCAGAGTGTCTCTTTCAGGGAGACTTGAGTTCTGCTCGTCCAAAAGTATGGACAATGCCAATTAAGGGGACACTACCTAGAGGGAAGAACTGGCGGGAGGCGTGGCGTAAGCTTAAGTCTTCCAAGAAAGATCAGGGCGAGTTAAATATGATTACAGATATGCTTCGTAATGATTTGACTAGAATTGATCTACAGGTAGCGAGAGTCGCCAAGAAGTGTGCTCCATTAGTTGTTCCAAGAATTATTCATCAATACTCCGTTGTTGAGGCCGACCTTAGAGAGCAGACATCTCTATTGAATATCTTAAAAGCAATGTTTCCTGGGGGAAGTATTACTGGAGCCCCAAAAATTAATGTAATGAAAATATTAAAAAATATTGAATCATCTCCCCGTGGTTTTTACTGTGGAAGCACAATTCTAATTGATGAGGAGATATTCGCATCCTCTATAAATATTCGCTCAGCGGAAATTGAACTGAAGTCCAGAATGATGCACTACCACGCGGGTGGAGGGATTACACTACTTAGTAAAGTGGATGAAGAGTTTCTGGAGATGTATCTTAAGAAAGATAGCTTTGTAAGAAATCTTTAAATGACGCTCTATTCTTACCTGAGTATTTTTCTAATAATCTTATAAATTCAACAATTTATAGTTAATTGAAGAATCTAATAAAGTCTTACAATTCGCTGTAAGAACACTCATTTATTTGACATGGTTAAAACGAGATAAGTATTATTTTTATGCACCATAAAAAAACATGGGCCTTCGGCAAGGACAGGTCTTTCTAATATTAAGAATAAGATAATCTTAAATATTGGAGACTAGCTGAAGTAGGGTACAAAGG
This window harbors:
- a CDS encoding LON peptidase substrate-binding domain-containing protein gives rise to the protein MSKIVFIFPLPKISLQPGTRKPLNIFEPRYLQMVKDACAKNIPIALAYGLLEGDKAVESSCVSILHEALPHIHKTLCMGVPEVVQECADGSMVIMLPGKIKGKVTKVIDSSAPYIICEYEELLDQNELKPENILLLRRLKTQLEKWVSKTVKLECQKDILNPCLTQPCRIVGLYVELLIESPEIKQEILEMSDINDKIQYLIFNC
- the rpsR gene encoding 30S ribosomal protein S18 encodes the protein MIYELAVVAKTETTEEQRAALQTMVTDVVGANAGEVLISDDWGNKHFAQATSKGVRTGHYLYFVYSGNGATNLEIERRLRINETIIKKMIVKIGDTAEEGVEFAKKFKSPFSKKYNGSILDENDSDSDLEKDKKRFSRRKSCWFASNNITPDWKDPKTYGWLINEFGKINPGRVSGISRKAHRLADTAIKRARNMGVVSHITNTLAE
- a CDS encoding DUF2232 domain-containing protein, which translates into the protein MTNQNDDNNYLKTSKGSDSEAREKIFGQLTNGKLVFLAVISLLLSVAGPLFVFAPVPMSIAFLLYGKGKTWSLIVATIAIIIGVSFASAGLASVRMMSSYFLVSSIVAFVTARVVWKKENPVSGFLKNGFSMFAIIALIFGTLVLVSGKSPMDIFTEGVILVGDNLKTSKGFDNFLAEGGEQAEAMKYIIEKPKEVALLVLKMTFAVAFVGTFFILWISQFMLMRNSLIWRQFHDYPYKMKDLVRFKVPEQFVYVLIVAMALIPLGTYVLENELMETIGLNMVYSLGIFYFFQGFGIISDALDAYGVFGFFRSVIVILSIFMGYQAVAILGVANIWIDFRKFLKKKNKMKEI
- the rplI gene encoding 50S ribosomal protein L9 translates to MKVILTERVKTLGNVGEIVNVSQGYARNYLIPNRVAVLADETNTKHLNHQQKVLATKMEGQKATAVAGAKKVEGTTLEFVRRVAGSGKLFGTVSNLEIAKELEAQGIEIEKRMIVVPNPIKALGTFDVIAKLFDGVEANFKVNVTLDPAQAEEMKKKQEDADKKKAAALEAAALAKENGEEEVTDEVKELTEEEKLKEEANRILRS
- the dnaB gene encoding replicative DNA helicase, with product MEKNIKQLPHDLLAEKSLLGCLIIDGNSFDEMSDLKLKGEDFYHPQYGVIYEAIADLNSGNQPIDFVTVCSKLTELGKLEVVGGQSSVMEIVEDQASAANIYHYAKVVKDKSGMREVIRTAERVASMGYDFGGKSEDFIQEVESSFFKLTNEAKSGKMQKLNSCLKLNLKELEDTSRVPGEINGLPTGYPKLDEMLLGMQPGQLIVLAARPAMGKTALALNIAQNACATSGLPVAVFSLEMLSNELSMRLLSQKAKVDSKRIRQKNFLDTDLRSIGKAVQELSQFPIFINDSGDSTILDIQSQCRKIKTEQGIGLIIIDYLQLMNSHTKNPSREQQISEMSRGLKAMAKELGCPVIALSQLNRGVESRPNKRPMTSDLRESGAIEQDADIIMFVYRDEYYNPDTKEPGIAEIIVGKNRAGETGTAKLSWIGQYTSFENPAFNIDNQN
- a CDS encoding chorismate-binding protein, whose protein sequence is MWSVFWLGDHFVKYSRPNYARLFFLNHSIDLLTGVKSDISIYDFLEHLEQSKSNLDSIRIQRKYISHLFYELGEILNETSTPSTSVPLAIEVEYSVREQWKPLEGIPSLEPLPVSAVSKKAYEDAFKKGYEHLLRGDCYQFNLTFPFSYRWKQDFSAEEICSKLWELEENRSLYAHATYLPTLDRLYLSNSPECLFQGDLSSARPKVWTMPIKGTLPRGKNWREAWRKLKSSKKDQGELNMITDMLRNDLTRIDLQVARVAKKCAPLVVPRIIHQYSVVEADLREQTSLLNILKAMFPGGSITGAPKINVMKILKNIESSPRGFYCGSTILIDEEIFASSINIRSAEIELKSRMMHYHAGGGITLLSKVDEEFLEMYLKKDSFVRNL